In Flavobacterium sp. CS20, a single window of DNA contains:
- a CDS encoding arsenate reductase family protein, with amino-acid sequence MKKVLYLSTCNTCKRILSEVNTEGFELQDTKKTPASKEDIELLRQHVDSYEALINRRAQLWQKRGLKNQDLSEEDYKALLLEHYSFIKRPIFIDGNQVFIGNSKKVVEALKVHLGE; translated from the coding sequence ATGAAAAAAGTCCTTTACCTTTCGACTTGTAATACCTGTAAACGTATTTTATCTGAAGTCAACACCGAAGGTTTTGAGTTGCAAGACACTAAAAAAACACCAGCATCTAAAGAAGATATTGAGTTGTTAAGACAACACGTCGATAGTTATGAAGCTCTGATTAATCGTCGGGCACAGCTTTGGCAAAAACGTGGGCTTAAAAATCAAGACCTATCAGAAGAAGATTATAAAGCATTGTTGCTCGAACACTATTCTTTTATCAAACGTCCGATTTTTATTGATGGGAATCAAGTTTTTATAGGCAATTCTAAAAAAGTTGTAGAAGCTTTAAAAGTTCATCTTGGTGAATAA
- a CDS encoding DUF420 domain-containing protein, translated as MKSKISPNRFTVYLIIALSVAVPLIVILLMNLDTRTNILGLDVGTFPFFHAVINGLTAILLFVGYLLIKNQKIILHRNVMISAFGLSVVFLVSYVISKISHEPVPYGGEGWMRYLYFFILITHIVLSGIIIPLVLFTMYRGLTGQYEKHKKIAKWTFPIWMYVAITGVLVYVFMQPYY; from the coding sequence ATGAAATCTAAAATTTCACCTAATCGCTTTACCGTTTATTTGATAATTGCCTTATCAGTAGCTGTGCCTTTGATTGTTATCTTATTGATGAACCTCGATACCAGAACCAATATTCTCGGCTTGGATGTTGGCACTTTTCCTTTTTTTCACGCCGTTATTAATGGCTTGACGGCCATTTTGTTGTTTGTAGGTTATCTGCTTATTAAAAATCAAAAAATAATTTTACACCGCAATGTGATGATTTCAGCTTTTGGGCTTTCGGTGGTGTTTTTAGTGAGTTATGTCATTTCAAAAATCAGCCACGAACCTGTGCCTTATGGTGGTGAAGGTTGGATGCGATATTTATACTTTTTTATTTTAATCACACATATTGTATTGTCAGGAATCATCATACCACTGGTTTTGTTTACAATGTATCGCGGATTAACAGGACAATATGAAAAACATAAAAAAATTGCCAAATGGACGTTCCCAATTTGGATGTATGTTGCAATAACAGGAGTTTTGGTGTATGTTTTTATGCAACCATATTATTGA
- a CDS encoding SCO family protein codes for MKKYIKYSGLAVVVIIFGIWVFKESQSRSKQEDLAYITLNGQKRQVPQFKLIDQNGDTITNQDYNNKVYVVEFFFSTCPTICPIMNKNMVQIQRKFYGQDQFGIASISIDPFNDTVAQLKRYAKKIGVKHPNWHLMTGEMNKIMSLVNNGFNLYAKQESRADGGFEHSGFFALIDKQGYLRSRRDANGNPIVFYQGAVEYDADQNRFSEKQQIDILIEDINQLLKE; via the coding sequence ATGAAAAAATATATCAAATACAGCGGACTTGCAGTGGTTGTGATAATCTTTGGGATTTGGGTTTTCAAAGAATCTCAAAGCCGTTCTAAACAAGAAGACTTGGCTTATATCACTCTTAATGGTCAAAAACGACAAGTGCCGCAATTTAAACTTATAGACCAAAATGGAGACACCATCACCAACCAAGATTATAACAACAAAGTCTATGTGGTTGAATTTTTCTTTTCAACTTGCCCAACCATTTGTCCGATTATGAATAAAAATATGGTGCAAATTCAACGTAAATTTTACGGCCAAGATCAATTCGGAATCGCATCAATCAGCATTGATCCTTTCAATGATACCGTAGCACAACTTAAACGATATGCTAAAAAAATAGGTGTGAAACATCCTAACTGGCATTTGATGACTGGCGAAATGAATAAAATTATGTCGTTGGTCAACAACGGTTTTAATTTGTATGCCAAACAAGAATCCCGAGCTGATGGTGGTTTTGAGCATTCTGGATTTTTTGCGTTGATTGATAAACAAGGCTATTTGAGAAGCCGACGCGATGCCAATGGCAACCCTATTGTATTTTATCAAGGTGCAGTAGAATATGATGCAGACCAAAATCGCTTTAGCGAAAAACAACAAATCGATATTTTGATAGAAGATATCAACCAATTGCTTAAAGAATAA
- a CDS encoding cytochrome C oxidase subunit IV family protein: protein MTHDTTTQDSSSAKKRIWSVFIILSVLTIVEVFFGYLRPTFFVETKLINTPILNWIFIILTIIKAYYITWAFMHMEHETKGLRRAVVWTAVFLISYLVAILLIEGGYIEDVYTNGHITWDF from the coding sequence ATGACTCACGACACAACAACACAGGACTCATCTTCAGCAAAAAAACGCATTTGGTCGGTATTTATCATCCTTTCGGTTTTAACGATTGTTGAAGTCTTTTTTGGTTATTTAAGACCAACTTTTTTTGTTGAAACTAAACTTATTAATACACCAATATTAAACTGGATATTTATCATTTTAACCATAATAAAAGCCTATTACATTACTTGGGCATTTATGCATATGGAGCATGAAACCAAAGGCTTAAGACGAGCTGTAGTTTGGACTGCCGTCTTCTTAATTTCTTATTTGGTTGCCATATTATTAATTGAAGGTGGCTACATTGAAGATGTATATACTAATGGTCATATCACATGGGATTTTTAA
- a CDS encoding cytochrome c oxidase subunit 3 — protein sequence MDTTAVAKTGTEGKLWGIGKQPLKASYGKMMMWFFILSDALTFSGFLARYGFSRFKFSSEWSIADEVFNHFPFLHGVDAPMFYVALMTFILIFSSVTMVLAVDAGHHMKKNQVIIYMALTILGGSIFLGSQAWEWSKFIKGEYGAVETRSGKILQFVDADGKRVALENVAMGENKSHRQRHTEAVGIWYKKDEKPIPKFTLEQIKTGFTAKENLKIRTMKLDENGHKTILDRQTSLDYLNNRGIGIIEGANLTKNEYGAPLFADFFFFITGFHGFHVFSGVVILTIIFLNVLLGTYEKRGSYEMVEKVGLYWHFVDLVWVFVFTFFYLV from the coding sequence ATGGATACGACTGCTGTTGCAAAAACAGGAACTGAAGGAAAACTTTGGGGCATCGGAAAACAACCGCTAAAAGCCAGTTATGGCAAAATGATGATGTGGTTTTTTATATTATCTGATGCATTGACCTTTTCTGGGTTTTTGGCAAGATACGGATTTTCAAGATTCAAATTTTCTTCCGAATGGTCAATTGCTGATGAGGTGTTCAACCATTTTCCTTTTTTACATGGTGTAGATGCACCGATGTTTTATGTGGCTTTGATGACATTTATTTTGATATTTTCATCTGTGACGATGGTTTTAGCCGTTGATGCAGGTCATCATATGAAGAAAAACCAAGTGATAATTTATATGGCGTTAACCATTCTTGGTGGCTCAATTTTCTTAGGTTCTCAAGCTTGGGAGTGGTCAAAATTTATCAAAGGAGAATACGGTGCCGTTGAAACACGAAGCGGAAAAATCCTTCAATTTGTTGATGCCGACGGCAAACGCGTGGCTTTAGAAAATGTGGCTATGGGTGAAAACAAAAGCCATAGACAACGGCATACAGAAGCCGTAGGAATTTGGTATAAAAAAGATGAAAAGCCCATACCTAAATTTACTTTAGAGCAAATTAAAACAGGTTTTACTGCCAAAGAAAACCTTAAAATCCGCACGATGAAGCTGGATGAAAATGGGCATAAAACTATATTAGATCGACAAACTTCATTAGACTATCTCAACAACAGAGGCATAGGTATTATTGAAGGTGCCAACTTGACCAAAAATGAATACGGTGCACCTTTGTTTGCAGATTTTTTCTTTTTCATTACTGGTTTTCACGGTTTTCATGTTTTTTCTGGTGTGGTTATCTTAACTATAATTTTCCTTAATGTATTACTGGGTACTTATGAAAAACGCGGTAGCTACGAAATGGTTGAAAAAGTAGGTCTTTATTGGCACTTTGTTGATTTGGTTTGGGTATTTGTATTTACATTTTTCTATTTGGTATAA
- a CDS encoding cytochrome c oxidase subunit 3 gives MAIEERSEQEKRDRSKKMMLWFGIISMVMTFAGLTSAYVVSSKRPDWVSDFELPEIFSVSTVVIVLSSLTLFLSKKFLKSNNRKLTSLFLFITFLLGASFVGLQLQGFETLIENGYYFTGETSTINSSYIYVLVMAHLVHLSAGIIVLLVLIYNHFRKRYNSNKMLGFTIGTTFWHFVDVLWLFLFLFLSFYK, from the coding sequence ATGGCTATAGAAGAGCGTTCAGAACAAGAAAAAAGAGATCGATCCAAAAAGATGATGTTGTGGTTTGGTATCATCAGTATGGTCATGACCTTTGCGGGATTGACCAGTGCCTATGTGGTAAGCAGTAAACGCCCTGACTGGGTGTCTGACTTTGAGTTGCCAGAAATATTTAGCGTCAGCACCGTTGTGATTGTATTGAGCAGTTTAACGCTTTTTTTATCAAAAAAATTTTTAAAATCAAATAACAGAAAACTCACTTCGTTATTCTTATTTATTACATTTTTATTAGGGGCTTCTTTTGTCGGCTTACAATTACAAGGCTTTGAAACCTTAATTGAAAACGGTTATTATTTTACTGGAGAAACCAGTACCATTAATTCATCATACATTTATGTTTTGGTGATGGCACATTTAGTACATTTATCCGCTGGCATTATTGTGCTTTTAGTGCTAATTTATAATCATTTTAGAAAACGATACAATTCTAACAAAATGCTTGGATTTACAATAGGTACAACGTTTTGGCACTTTGTAGATGTATTGTGGTTATTTTTGTTTTTATTTTTAAGTTTCTATAAATAA
- the cyoE gene encoding heme o synthase — MSEAITHTAQISWLSEFKTLTKHRLSLSVVFSSLAGYVLGAQQFESLTFALLFVGGYAMVGASNAFNQIIEKDLDALMKRTKDRPLPSGRMPISIAWITAVVLTLIGLTLLYIINPTTAFFGGVSIFIYVAIYTPLKTKTPLSVFIGAFPGAIPFMLGWVATSGNFGIEPGTLFMIQFFWQFPHFWALGWWLYDDYKSGGFFMLPTGKRDTGTAIQIILYCVWTIAVSIIPVFGVTGELKLTIISAVIVLLLGLIMLFFAIRLYQKRDTKSAKQLMLASVTYITLIQLVYVGDKIFRIWL; from the coding sequence TTGTCAGAAGCCATTACGCATACTGCTCAAATATCATGGTTGAGTGAATTTAAAACCCTCACTAAACACCGTTTATCTTTAAGCGTTGTGTTTTCGTCTTTGGCGGGTTATGTGTTAGGTGCTCAACAATTTGAATCCTTGACCTTTGCTTTGTTGTTTGTTGGCGGTTATGCTATGGTTGGGGCTTCAAATGCGTTTAATCAAATTATAGAAAAAGATTTAGACGCATTGATGAAGCGAACCAAAGACCGACCTTTGCCCAGTGGACGAATGCCGATTAGCATCGCGTGGATTACCGCAGTGGTTTTAACTCTAATCGGTTTGACATTGTTGTATATCATCAACCCGACAACTGCTTTTTTTGGAGGTGTTTCTATTTTTATTTATGTGGCGATTTACACGCCTTTAAAAACCAAAACACCACTATCTGTTTTTATTGGAGCCTTTCCAGGAGCAATTCCATTTATGTTAGGTTGGGTAGCTACTTCAGGCAATTTTGGGATAGAACCTGGTACTTTGTTTATGATTCAATTTTTTTGGCAATTTCCTCATTTTTGGGCTTTAGGTTGGTGGTTGTACGACGATTATAAAAGTGGTGGTTTTTTTATGTTGCCAACAGGCAAAAGAGATACAGGCACTGCCATTCAAATTATTTTATATTGTGTTTGGACGATTGCAGTTTCCATCATTCCTGTGTTTGGTGTTACTGGCGAATTAAAATTGACCATAATTTCAGCAGTAATTGTTTTACTTTTAGGCTTAATAATGCTGTTTTTTGCAATTCGGCTTTACCAAAAAAGAGACACTAAATCGGCTAAACAATTAATGTTAGCGAGTGTAACATATATAACTTTAATACAATTGGTTTACGTAGGAGATAAAATATTTAGAATATGGCTATAG
- a CDS encoding zinc metallopeptidase — protein MMSYYILIGAIMLVSWYVSNKLKSKFKKYSKIQLENGMSGAEIARKMLADHHITDVEVISTQGRLTDHYHPTKKTVNLSESVYNQRNAAAAAVAAHEVGHAVQHAKAYKWLEMRSQLVPVVSVASQLSQWVIFGGIILMTMVSVGVGQMVLLAGIIMFGLGTLFSFITLPVEYDASNRALAWLKSNGIVNTDEYAYAEDSLKWVARTYVVATVGSLATLLYFITIYLGRD, from the coding sequence ATGATGTCCTATTATATTCTTATCGGAGCCATTATGTTGGTCAGCTGGTATGTCAGTAATAAACTGAAATCAAAATTTAAAAAATACTCTAAAATTCAATTAGAAAATGGCATGAGTGGAGCTGAAATTGCTCGTAAAATGTTAGCAGATCACCATATTACTGATGTAGAAGTTATTTCAACACAAGGCAGATTGACTGACCACTATCATCCAACTAAAAAAACAGTTAATCTTAGCGAAAGTGTTTATAACCAACGCAATGCTGCTGCAGCTGCTGTTGCCGCACACGAAGTGGGTCACGCTGTTCAACATGCCAAAGCTTACAAATGGTTAGAGATGAGAAGCCAATTGGTGCCTGTTGTAAGCGTAGCTTCTCAATTGAGTCAATGGGTGATTTTTGGCGGTATCATTTTGATGACTATGGTTTCAGTAGGTGTTGGCCAAATGGTATTATTGGCAGGAATTATCATGTTTGGTTTAGGTACACTTTTCAGCTTCATAACCTTGCCAGTAGAATACGATGCGAGCAACCGTGCTTTAGCATGGCTTAAAAGCAATGGTATCGTCAATACTGACGAATATGCTTATGCAGAAGACAGCCTTAAATGGGTCGCAAGAACTTATGTTGTGGCGACTGTTGGTTCATTGGCAACTTTATTATATTTTATCACGATTTATTTAGGAAGAGACTAA
- the hemE gene encoding uroporphyrinogen decarboxylase has product MLKNDLFLRALKGESVERPPVWMMRQAGRYLPDFMKLKHKYDFFTRCQTPELATEITIMPVDQIGVDVAILFSDILVVPQAMDIEFEMKPGIGPWLSNPVNSEKHINEVNIPDVHDRLSYVFEAIKLTKKTLDHRVPLIGFAGSPWTIFCYCVQGQGSKNFDKAKAFCFSRPDLAHDLLQKITDTTIAYLKAKVEAGVDAVQIFDSWGGMLSPNDYQEFSWRYIQQIIDALKNDAPVIAFGKGCWFALEQMSTSGASAIGVDWTCSPKTARKLTNNQITLQGNLDPSRLLSPPKIIRKMVHEMIDEFGKDKYIANLGHGILPNIPVDHAQAFVDAVKSYE; this is encoded by the coding sequence ATGCTTAAAAACGATTTATTTCTCAGAGCTTTAAAAGGTGAAAGCGTAGAACGTCCACCTGTGTGGATGATGCGTCAAGCTGGTAGATACTTGCCAGATTTTATGAAACTCAAACACAAATACGATTTTTTTACCCGTTGTCAAACTCCCGAATTAGCAACCGAAATTACCATCATGCCTGTTGATCAAATCGGTGTTGATGTTGCGATTTTATTTAGCGATATTTTAGTCGTTCCACAAGCGATGGACATTGAATTTGAAATGAAACCTGGCATAGGACCTTGGTTGTCAAATCCAGTTAACAGCGAAAAGCACATCAACGAAGTCAACATTCCTGATGTTCACGATCGATTAAGTTATGTATTTGAAGCCATAAAATTGACTAAAAAAACTTTAGACCATCGCGTGCCATTAATTGGTTTTGCAGGATCGCCGTGGACAATTTTTTGCTATTGTGTGCAAGGTCAAGGTTCTAAAAATTTTGATAAAGCCAAAGCATTTTGTTTTTCACGACCAGATTTGGCTCATGATTTATTGCAAAAAATCACAGACACTACTATTGCGTATCTCAAGGCTAAAGTTGAAGCTGGAGTTGATGCTGTTCAAATTTTTGATTCTTGGGGTGGCATGTTATCACCTAATGACTATCAAGAGTTTTCGTGGCGATATATCCAACAAATTATCGATGCTTTGAAAAATGATGCTCCAGTTATTGCTTTTGGAAAAGGCTGTTGGTTTGCCCTTGAGCAGATGTCAACGTCTGGAGCGTCAGCCATAGGTGTAGATTGGACGTGTTCGCCTAAAACAGCACGAAAGTTGACAAACAATCAAATCACATTACAAGGAAATCTTGATCCATCGCGACTTTTATCTCCTCCAAAAATCATCAGAAAAATGGTGCATGAGATGATTGATGAATTTGGAAAAGATAAATATATTGCCAATCTCGGTCATGGTATTCTACCCAACATACCTGTTGATCACGCTCAAGCTTTTGTTGATGCCGTAAAGTCTTATGAATGA
- a CDS encoding TerB family tellurite resistance protein yields MLKWVGAIIGFFFRGFVGALAGYLIGSMLDLVFMPKRSQQSFGDVFQSRQSVSPGDFELNLLSLASLVIKADGSVSQKELDYVRGYFVQAYGKERANATFKTFNEVIKKRQISASNICQFLRPRVRYEVRLQIIHFLFNIGQADGHISEKEINKIHEISRHFQISYRDFESIKAMFVKSADEAYKILEIDEEASDAEIKKAYRKMVKKYHPDKLQNMDEAYQKGAKEKFNKVQEAYEQLQKERGF; encoded by the coding sequence ATGTTAAAGTGGGTTGGTGCTATTATTGGCTTTTTTTTTCGTGGTTTTGTCGGTGCTTTAGCTGGCTATTTAATAGGAAGCATGTTAGACTTAGTGTTTATGCCTAAAAGAAGTCAACAGTCTTTTGGTGATGTTTTTCAAAGCAGGCAAAGTGTTTCTCCTGGCGATTTTGAATTAAATTTATTGTCATTAGCAAGTTTAGTGATTAAAGCCGATGGCAGTGTAAGCCAAAAGGAATTGGATTATGTTCGCGGGTATTTTGTGCAAGCTTACGGTAAGGAAAGAGCCAATGCAACTTTTAAAACTTTTAATGAGGTTATCAAAAAACGACAGATTTCAGCCAGTAATATTTGTCAGTTTTTAAGACCTAGAGTAAGATATGAAGTCAGGCTTCAAATTATTCATTTTTTATTTAATATCGGTCAAGCTGATGGTCATATTAGTGAGAAAGAAATCAACAAAATACATGAAATCTCACGTCATTTTCAGATCAGTTACAGAGATTTTGAAAGCATAAAGGCTATGTTTGTCAAATCTGCTGATGAAGCCTATAAAATTCTTGAAATTGACGAAGAAGCAAGTGATGCCGAAATTAAAAAAGCTTACCGAAAAATGGTGAAAAAATATCATCCAGATAAACTACAAAACATGGATGAAGCCTATCAAAAAGGGGCAAAAGAAAAATTTAATAAAGTGCAAGAAGCTTACGAGCAATTGCAGAAAGAACGCGGGTTTTAA
- a CDS encoding Mrp/NBP35 family ATP-binding protein yields MQLKKEDIYKALETISVAGEGQNMVESGAVQNIITFADEVIVDLKLSTPALHIKKRAEVDVMKAIHEHVYEKAKVKVNVKVDAPKEKKVNEIKGKPIPGIQNIIAIASGKGGVGKSTITANLAVSLSKMGFRVGLLDADIYGPSIPTMFDVENEKPLSVKVNGKSKMKPIESYGVKILSIGFFTKPNQAVIWRGPMAGKALNQMIFDANWGKLDFLLVDLPPGTGDIHLSIMQSMPITGAVIVSTPQNVALADARKGVAMFQQKSINVPVLGIVENMAYFTPEELPDNKYYIFGEAGAKRLSDDINIPFLGEIPLVQSIRESGDVGRPATLQEATPIVDAFDELTKNVVQEVVDRNENLPPTDAIKITTMAGCSAVKNK; encoded by the coding sequence GTGCAATTAAAAAAAGAAGATATATACAAAGCTTTAGAAACCATCAGCGTAGCTGGTGAAGGTCAAAATATGGTTGAAAGCGGTGCTGTTCAAAACATCATCACTTTTGCAGATGAAGTCATTGTGGACTTAAAATTATCAACACCAGCTCTACATATTAAAAAACGTGCAGAAGTTGATGTCATGAAAGCCATTCATGAGCACGTTTACGAAAAAGCAAAAGTAAAAGTCAACGTCAAAGTAGATGCACCTAAAGAGAAAAAAGTTAACGAAATAAAAGGAAAACCCATACCTGGTATTCAAAACATTATTGCTATCGCCAGCGGAAAAGGTGGTGTAGGAAAATCTACTATTACAGCAAATTTGGCCGTCAGCTTGTCAAAAATGGGGTTTAGAGTTGGTTTGCTTGACGCAGATATTTACGGACCATCCATCCCAACTATGTTTGATGTTGAAAACGAAAAGCCACTTTCAGTAAAAGTTAATGGCAAATCTAAAATGAAGCCAATTGAGAGTTATGGGGTTAAAATACTCTCTATAGGATTTTTTACTAAACCCAATCAAGCTGTCATATGGCGAGGACCGATGGCTGGTAAAGCTTTAAACCAAATGATTTTTGACGCCAACTGGGGCAAATTAGATTTTTTATTGGTGGATTTACCTCCTGGAACTGGCGATATCCATTTGTCTATCATGCAATCTATGCCTATTACAGGTGCAGTTATTGTAAGCACGCCTCAAAATGTAGCTCTTGCTGATGCCAGAAAAGGTGTTGCAATGTTTCAACAAAAAAGTATTAACGTGCCAGTTTTAGGAATAGTTGAGAATATGGCTTATTTCACACCTGAAGAATTGCCCGACAACAAATATTATATTTTTGGTGAAGCAGGGGCAAAGCGTTTGTCTGATGACATAAACATTCCATTTTTAGGCGAAATTCCTTTAGTACAAAGCATTAGAGAATCTGGTGATGTAGGAAGACCTGCGACCCTTCAAGAAGCAACACCAATTGTTGATGCCTTTGATGAATTAACCAAAAACGTAGTTCAAGAAGTGGTTGATAGAAACGAAAATTTACCACCAACAGATGCGATTAAAATTACAACAATGGCGGGCTGTAGTGCCGTTAAAAACAAATGA
- a CDS encoding NifU family protein: MTGQELKHNVENALEEIRPFLQNDGGDIALLDIENDDTVKVQLLGTCVGCSVNQMTLKSGVEMTIKKHAPQIRSVVNVETE; this comes from the coding sequence ATGACAGGACAAGAATTAAAACATAATGTAGAAAATGCACTTGAAGAAATCAGACCTTTTTTGCAAAATGATGGTGGAGACATTGCCTTACTTGACATTGAAAACGATGACACAGTAAAAGTTCAACTCTTAGGCACTTGTGTTGGTTGTAGTGTCAATCAAATGACACTTAAATCTGGTGTTGAAATGACCATCAAAAAACACGCTCCACAAATCAGGTCTGTGGTCAATGTAGAAACTGAGTGA
- a CDS encoding NAD(P)/FAD-dependent oxidoreductase has product MIETDILIIGAGPTGLFTVFEAGLLKLKCHLIDALPQPGGQLNELYPKKPIYDIPAFPEILAGDLVNNLMEQIKPFEPGFTLGERAEDIEKLDDGSFIVTTDQGTKHHAKIVAIAGGLGSFEPRKPPIPKLSDYENKGVSYMIKNPEVYQDKDVVIAGGGDSALDWSIFLSDVASNVTLIHRRNEFRGALESVDRVKELKDMGKIKLITPAEVIDVNGNGHLENVIVRKNNDPDENFELKTDYFIPLFGLSPKLGPIANWGLEIEKNAIKVNNSLDYQTNIPGIYAIGDVNIYPGKLKLILCGFHEATLMCQSAYQRIYPDKKYVMKYTTVGGVTGFDGKRKQAPKSVVRSID; this is encoded by the coding sequence ATGATTGAGACAGATATACTAATAATAGGTGCAGGGCCAACTGGGTTGTTTACAGTATTTGAAGCAGGTTTGCTAAAACTCAAGTGTCACTTAATAGATGCCTTACCTCAACCAGGTGGTCAGTTGAATGAATTGTATCCCAAAAAACCTATTTACGATATCCCAGCATTTCCTGAAATTCTCGCAGGCGATTTGGTAAACAATCTTATGGAGCAAATAAAACCCTTTGAACCTGGCTTTACTCTTGGAGAAAGAGCTGAAGATATAGAAAAATTAGATGATGGCAGTTTTATCGTTACCACAGATCAAGGCACAAAACATCATGCCAAGATTGTTGCTATTGCTGGAGGTTTAGGAAGTTTTGAGCCACGAAAACCACCTATCCCAAAACTTTCAGATTATGAAAACAAAGGGGTTTCATATATGATTAAAAACCCTGAAGTTTATCAAGATAAAGACGTAGTCATAGCAGGTGGTGGTGATTCAGCCTTAGACTGGAGTATATTTCTATCTGATGTTGCTTCAAATGTAACTTTAATTCATCGAAGAAACGAATTTAGAGGAGCTTTAGAATCCGTAGATCGTGTAAAAGAATTGAAAGATATGGGCAAAATAAAACTCATCACCCCAGCAGAAGTCATTGATGTTAATGGTAACGGACATTTAGAGAATGTAATAGTTAGAAAAAACAATGATCCCGATGAAAATTTTGAACTGAAAACCGATTATTTTATTCCGCTTTTTGGACTTTCGCCAAAATTAGGACCTATTGCTAATTGGGGATTAGAAATAGAAAAAAACGCCATAAAAGTGAACAATAGTTTAGATTATCAAACCAATATTCCAGGGATTTATGCCATAGGCGATGTCAATATTTATCCTGGTAAACTCAAGCTTATTTTATGTGGTTTTCACGAAGCTACACTCATGTGCCAAAGTGCTTATCAACGTATATATCCTGATAAAAAATATGTTATGAAATATACCACAGTTGGTGGTGTTACAGGCTTTGACGGCAAGAGAAAACAAGCACCTAAATCCGTTGTTAGAAGCATAGATTAG
- a CDS encoding 2Fe-2S iron-sulfur cluster-binding protein, translating into MSKDINITITDREGKTHKILAPTDMGMNLMEVIRSYELAPEGTIGICGGMAMCASCQCYIKSDTELPEMEMDEEAMLAEAFFVKDNSRLGCQITITPDLDGLEIELAPEEP; encoded by the coding sequence ATGAGCAAAGATATCAATATCACAATAACCGATAGAGAAGGAAAAACACATAAAATATTAGCACCAACCGATATGGGAATGAATCTGATGGAAGTGATTCGTTCGTATGAACTTGCACCAGAAGGCACTATCGGAATTTGTGGCGGTATGGCTATGTGTGCGTCATGCCAATGCTATATCAAATCTGATACTGAACTTCCTGAAATGGAAATGGACGAAGAAGCTATGCTGGCAGAAGCATTTTTTGTCAAAGACAATAGCCGATTGGGCTGTCAAATCACAATTACTCCAGATTTAGATGGTCTTGAAATTGAACTCGCACCAGAAGAACCTTAG